The genomic segment aataaaataaatagttttttttgtcttttaattaaaaaaaaaatcctttggtATTTAGgaattaaatgtatttgtatggTCATGTACAGTTCACTGATGCAACAGGACAGGATTTCTGGTTATTGCTACAATTTGCAACTGTCAGTTACACTCAGTCGCCAATTTATAAAGGTGCGCCTGTACAGTGAAATGTTATTCCAGTACAACAGCGCTCCCATAACATCCGTCTTTACAAAGCAcatagtgttcagtttttgttgactttggcagaaatgtgtaaattctgttaaatgtttattattgttatactgtacgtttgtttatttaaaaacaactgcaaaaccCCAGAccaccaaccaaccaaccaaccaaccaaccaaccaaccaaacaaccaaccaaacaaacaaccaaaacctGAACATTATAGGCATCATAAAAGTAGACTTTCTGGCAGAACAGTTATATTGGATAGCATTacattgtacaggtgtaccCAATAAAGTGGCCACTAAGTAAAAAGCTATATGTGGCTTCTTTAACTCAAATTCCGTACTGTATATACTTCTCCCCAGGAGAGTGACCATTCTTGTGGTTGGTCTtgacaaagcaggaaaaacatcGTCTATCAGAGGGATGTTAAGAGGTAATTCAACAGTAACTTTAACACTGGTTTCCTCGCgtataatgaaaatatgacaGATAGCTAACCTGTACTTTACGATGTGTCTTCTTCAGTCCCCCATGGTGTGGAAGCAGGACCCACCCATGGCTGCGTACGAAATGAGCTGAGAGTTGAGAACTACCTGGTCACCCTGCTGGATGTGGGAGGATCAGCGGAGTCGAGAGGGGCCTGGAGGGAGCTCTCCGCAGAAGCCCACGGGATCATCTTTGTGGTGGACTCCAGTGACAGGCCGAGGATAAAGGAGGTCAAGGAGGTCCTGGCTGACCTGCTGAGACAACCAAGAGTGGCAGGAAAACCCATATTAGTGTAAATATATTCAACTTCATATCGGAATTTTAAATCTGATCTAACATAATTTGCTGTGCAaacagtgctctctggtggctAATGAGAAAACATACAGAAACGACTGACTCAGTCCTCTGCTGACACTTTTTTCTGTTCTAGGTTGgcaaacaaacaggacaaaatgaaCGCTTTTCTGGGAAGTGAGCTGATTGAGATTCTGTCTCTTGAGAAGCTGGTCAACCAGAGCCGCTCTCTGTGCCATATTGTGAGTAATGCTCCAAAAGCcactaatgcaaactgaacaaaaaCGAATCTCTTGTAAATACTTAAACTAGAGTATGTATGGCAGCCACACCTCCTGCCAGAGAGGCACAAATCTGTAAAGAAGCAGGGAGACCGACACTTTAGACATGCAGACGAACTGCTGTCTTTCTGCCGTTAGGAGCCTTGTTCAGCCTTAATGGACCTGCGACGCTGGTCGGACAGAAAGACTCTACGAGGTCTTCGCTGGCTGCTTCGTGCTGTTTGTCTGGATTATCCTGAGCTGTGTACCCGTGTAACCCAGGACAGCAAGAGGCCTCTGGAGccaagggagagggagaagaatgggaaaacagagaaagttcGCAAAAAAACCAAGGTGGAACGGTAAGAAAGGCCTTTATGTTCAGAGAATCCACAGCTCAAATACTATACAGGTCAACACAATCTTGTACACAACGAAATTAGAGCTACCCACTGACCTTTCATGCTAAATATCTTCTCACCTCAGAATGCGATCCAGCAAGTCAGATCTTCGACAGGTTCATCGGCCCAAAGACAAGGGAAAAAAGACCAAGGGTGAAGGAAAGCTTCAACCCATTCGAAACATGCTGCAGAAGGTCAGGGGAACATCTTGCATCCTTTTCTACAGGCATAGTACACTGTTATGAAATGATGTCTGTCTTCACGTTGTCAGTGTTCTAATATGGTGACTTGTTGGCACAAATTCATTCACTCTTACTGGGGCTGacactgatgattatttttgttatggaTTACTCCgacgattattttcttgagtAACCAATTAGTCCCTTGGAAAACAGTGTCCATACCGGTTTTTCAGTctaaaacccagagatattcagttcacaatCAAATTGGACTCataaaaccagcaaatattcacacttgagaagctggatCCAGactatttcagtattttttcttaaaaaaatgactcgATATGATCAgtcaattatgaaaattgttacAGATTAATTCTCTATCTATGGACTAATTAATTAATCGTTGGAGCTTTATACCTTACCCGCCTCTTACCCTAACTTGGGTCTCTATCTCACCCTCTTTCCAACAGTCGTGCCAATAGTTATTGGCACtgttacattaaataaataaacggTGACTTAAACTCACGTCTTTTCCCAGGAGTCCACGCtgaaaaagaagctgaagaccaagaagaagaagaagccggTTAAGACCAAGGAAGGTGAAAAAGATCGAGATAAAGCaaatgaacaggaggaggaagacgagggtGACGGTAATGAAGGAGAACAAGAAAACTCCGGTCATAGAGAGAAAGCCAGCAGTGCCCTGATCCCCCCCAAAAGAGGCGAA from the Xiphias gladius isolate SHS-SW01 ecotype Sanya breed wild chromosome 23, ASM1685928v1, whole genome shotgun sequence genome contains:
- the arl13a gene encoding ADP-ribosylation factor-like protein 13A isoform X3, whose product is MLGVKRYQFQRRWWPLCSPCSPHVNMFNLMSNCCTWVSKIQEPIRRVTILVVGLDKAGKTSSIRGMLRVPHGVEAGPTHGCVRNELRVENYLVTLLDVGGSAESRGAWRELSAEAHGIIFVVDSSDRPRIKEVKEVLADLLRQPRVAGKPILVLANKQDKMNAFLGSELIEILSLEKLVNQSRSLCHIEPCSALMDLRRWSDRKTLRGLRWLLRAVCLDYPELCTRVTQDSKRPLEPREREKNGKTEKVRKKTKVERMRSSKSDLRQVHRPKDKGKKTKGEGKLQPIRNMLQKESTLKKKLKTKKKKKPVKTKEGEKDRDKANEQEEEDEGDGNEGEQENSGHREKASSALIPPKRGEMKRKTQVKEETLDMPESPDNEKPLKAKGEKKKKKKVVKVKRKNKINTEEMLEAYSQPVDLSATFDLYRKAILALKERQDQGQ
- the arl13a gene encoding ADP-ribosylation factor-like protein 13A isoform X2 produces the protein MDIDLLLYQFQRRWWPLCSPCSPHVNMFNLMSNCCTWVSKIQEPIRRVTILVVGLDKAGKTSSIRGMLRVPHGVEAGPTHGCVRNELRVENYLVTLLDVGGSAESRGAWRELSAEAHGIIFVVDSSDRPRIKEVKEVLADLLRQPRVAGKPILVLANKQDKMNAFLGSELIEILSLEKLVNQSRSLCHIEPCSALMDLRRWSDRKTLRGLRWLLRAVCLDYPELCTRVTQDSKRPLEPREREKNGKTEKVRKKTKVERMRSSKSDLRQVHRPKDKGKKTKGEGKLQPIRNMLQKESTLKKKLKTKKKKKPVKTKEGEKDRDKANEQEEEDEGDGNEGEQENSGHREKASSALIPPKRGEMKRKTQVKEETLDMPESPDNEKPLKAKGEKKKKKKVVKVKRKNKINTEEMLEAYSQPVDLSATFDLYRKAILALKERQDQGQ
- the arl13a gene encoding ADP-ribosylation factor-like protein 13A isoform X1, with protein sequence MQRQCDRCVKSSREAERYRKRYQFQRRWWPLCSPCSPHVNMFNLMSNCCTWVSKIQEPIRRVTILVVGLDKAGKTSSIRGMLRVPHGVEAGPTHGCVRNELRVENYLVTLLDVGGSAESRGAWRELSAEAHGIIFVVDSSDRPRIKEVKEVLADLLRQPRVAGKPILVLANKQDKMNAFLGSELIEILSLEKLVNQSRSLCHIEPCSALMDLRRWSDRKTLRGLRWLLRAVCLDYPELCTRVTQDSKRPLEPREREKNGKTEKVRKKTKVERMRSSKSDLRQVHRPKDKGKKTKGEGKLQPIRNMLQKESTLKKKLKTKKKKKPVKTKEGEKDRDKANEQEEEDEGDGNEGEQENSGHREKASSALIPPKRGEMKRKTQVKEETLDMPESPDNEKPLKAKGEKKKKKKVVKVKRKNKINTEEMLEAYSQPVDLSATFDLYRKAILALKERQDQGQ